A stretch of the Chanos chanos chromosome 1, fChaCha1.1, whole genome shotgun sequence genome encodes the following:
- the LOC115824905 gene encoding L-serine dehydratase/L-threonine deaminase-like, with protein sequence MKTQRSLHVASPLRESLPLSKVAGTPVYLKLDSSQPTGSFKIRGIGHLCKTWADRGCPRFVCCSGGNAGMAAAYSARKLGVPATIVVPSVTPNATVQRLKDEGADVIVHGKALNESIEYGQQLVANNPDWIFISPFDDPLIWEGHTSLVKELENQMDEKPGAVVLSVGGGGLLNGVVEGLRRAGWDDVPIVAMETVGAHSLNAAIKAGELVTLPGITSVATTLGLTRVSAQTMKLVMEHTVYSELVTDQEAVLAAERFVDDEKILVEPACGAALAAVYSDVIRRLQKEGKLGVDLGPVVVVVCGGNNISMEQLKRLKKQLGMNC encoded by the exons ATGAAGACCCAGCGTTCTCTTCATGTGGCATCTCCGCTGAGGGAGAGTCTTCCTCTGTCCAAAGTGGCAGGTACCCCAGTTTACCTGAAACTGGACTCCTCTCAGCCCACAGGCTCCTTCAAGATCCGTGGGATTGGACACCTCTGCAAAACG TGGGCTGACAGAGGCTGCCCACGATTCGTCTGCTGTTCAG GGGGCAATGCCGGCATGGCCGCCGCCTACTCTGCCCGGAAACTCGGAGTGCCTGCCACCATTGTGGTGCCCAGCGTCACGCCCAATGCAACCGTGCAGAGACTGAAGGATGAAGGGGCAGATGTGATTGTTCATGGCAAG GCTCTAAATGAGAGTATTGAATATGGGCAGCAGCTGGTGGCTAATAATCCAGACTGGATTTTCATCTCTCCATTTGACGATCCTCTCATATG GGAAGGCCACACGTCCCTGGTGAAGGAACTGGAGAACCAGATGGATGAGAAGCCCGGGGCAGTTGTGCTGTCTGTTGGGGGGGGTGGCCTGCTCAATGGGGTCGTGGAGGGGCTACGGCGTGCCGGGTGGGATGATGTCCCCAtcgttgccatggaaacagtgGGGGCTCACAGCCTCAATGCTGCCATTAAAGCCGGAGAACTTGTCACGCTCCCTGGCATTACGAG TGTTGCCACAACGCTGGGTTTGACACGCGTGTCTGCTCAGACAATGAAACTGGTCATGGAGCACACGGTTTACTCCGAACTGGTTACAGATCAGGAGGCTGTGCTGGCGGCCGAGAGATTCGTAG acgACGAGAAGATCCTGGTGGAGCCGGCGTGCGGTGCAGCCTTGGCGGCAGTGTACAGCGATGTCATCAGACGACTGCAGAAGGAGGGGAAACTGGGAGTGGACTTGGGGCCCGTGGTGGTCGTGGTTTGTGGAGGAAACAACATCAGCATGGAGCAGCTGAAGAGGCTGAAGAAACAGCTCGGCATGAACTGTTAG